The nucleotide window GGCGGGCCAGGAGGAGACGATCTGCGCCACGTTGTCCGCGCGGGAGCTCAGCTCCGCGGCGAGGCGGGCGCGTCCCTCCTCCGTGGGACGGTGCAGCCGGGCGGAGCCGCCGTCGGGGTCCGCCACCCGCTCGACGAGGCCGGCCTTCATGGCGGCGGCCACCTGCCGGTGGACGGTGGAGACGTCGAGGTCGAAGGCCTCGGCCAGCTCGGCGACGCTCATGGCCCCGCCCGCCTCCAGGCGGGCCAGCAGCACGGTGGCGCTGCGCTCCAGCGCGCTCGACCGGCCGTAGGGGGCCACCCCCTGCGTGGCCACCCGCAGCAGGAGCATGTGCTCGTACATGATCCCGCGGACCGGGTCGGCCCACGCCCCCTCAGATGATTGCATCATGCAAACGATGCTACCTTTTGCATCATGCAAATCGCCGAGCAGGAACGCATCGCCTCCCCCACCTTCGTGCTCGCGTGGGTGGTCTCCTTCCTCCAGTTCGTCGTGTTCTACGCGCTCGTCACCACCATGGCCCTCTACGCCGTGCGCCAGTTCGCGGCATCCGAGGCCGGTGCGGGGCTCGCGTCGAGCTCCTTCGTCATCGGAGCCACGCTCGCCCGGATCGTCACCGGCCACGTGGTGGACCGGTTCGGCCGCCGTCGGGTCCTGCTGGTCGCGCTCGCCGTCGTCGTGGTCTCGTGCGCGCTGTACCTGCCGGCCTCGTCCCTGCCGGCACTCATCGTCGTGCGCATGCTGCACGGTGCGGCCTACGCGTTCGCCAGCACGGCCGTGATGGCCGCGGCGCAGTCCGCCATCCCGGCCTCCCGACGCGCGGAGGGCACGGGCATCCTGGCCCTGGGCACCACGCTCGCCACCGCGATCGGCCCCGCCCTGGGCCTCTTCCTCGTCGGCTCGGCCGGCTACGGATGGCTGTTCTGGACCACGCTCGGCGTGACCGCGGCCAGCCTGCTCCTCGCCCTCGCCCTGGGCGAGCACCCCGCGGCCGCCCCGGCACCGGTCCCGGCACCGGACCCGGCCCCGGCCGGCGTGGACCACGGCGAGGCCCTCACCCCGGGCGAGAAGGGCGCGAGCGAGGTGCCCGTCGAGCATCCGGCGCCCGCGGTCGGCTTCCGCCTGCGCTCCGTGCTGCACCCGGCGGTGGTGCCGATCGCCGGGTTCATGCTCATCGTGGGCCTGGCCTACTCCGGGGTCATCACCTACCTCGACGCCTACTCCGTGGACCGCGGGCTCACGGCCGGAGCGGGGTTCTTCTTCCTCGCCTACGCGGCCGCCATGCTGCTGATGCGCCTGACCCTCGGCACGGTGCAGGACCGCCGCGGCGACGACGTCGTGGTGTACCCCGCGCTGGTCTGCTTCCTCGCCGCGCTGCTGCTGCTGGCGACTGCCACGCAGGACTGGCAGGTGGTGGTGGCCGGCGCTCTGAGCGGCCTGGGCTACGGCACGCTCATGCCGGCGGCGCAGGCGATCGCCGTCAACGCCGTGCCGGCCCACCAGCTCGGCGCCGGCATCTCCACGCTCATGCTGTTCGCCGACGTCGGCCTGGGCCTGGGGCCGGTCGCCCTCGGCGGGCTCGTGGCCGCGGCCGGCTACGGGGCGATGTACGCCGTGCTCGCGGCGGCACTCGTGGTCGGCTGCGTGTACTACTTCGCGGTGCACGGCCGGAAGCACGGCCGGAACGGGACCGCCGCCGCCCGCTGAGGCGGCTCGACGGCCCGGGCGCCAGGACGGCTCAGTGCTCGTGGTCGGGGCGCAGCGCGGTGCAGACGCACGCCCGATTGCCGTCGGCGTCCTCGATCACCCAGAACGAGGGCGCGGAGGCGTCGCTGAGCAGAGTGGCCCCGGCGTCGAGGGCGGCCTGCAGGCGGGCCTCCGCCTCCTCCGGGGCCACCCACACGTCCAGGTGCCAGCGCTGCTCCACCTCGGGGGCGGGCAGGGCGTGCTCCCCGGTGGAAGCCTCGCCCTCCGGGCCCTGCCACCACATCGACGGCGTCTGCCCGCTCGGGTCGGCGAGGTCGCCGTCCCCCGTGACATCGGCGCCGAACAGCGCCGCGTAGATCCGCGCCTGGGCCGCCCCGCGCGCGGTGTCGAGGGCGAGCTCCAGCTGGGTCAGGCCGGCGACGTCGGCGCGCACGCCCAGCTCCCGGGCGATCCCGCTGATGCGCCGGGCCATGCGCAGGTCGCGGGAGGTGACCCCGCCGACGTCGTGGCTGGCGAGTGTGAGCACCACGTCCGTATAGGTGAGCGTGAGCTCGGGGTGGTGGTCGGCGTCCTGCGCCGCGGCGCCGATCCGGGCGGCGAGCTCGAGGCCGGTGGCGTAGTCCGCCGGGGTGAAGCGCGCCTTGAGGCGGCCGGCGAGCAGGCGCCAGTCCTCCAGGCCGGCGTCGGCCACCTCGGCGGTGCGCAGGAGGCGGCGGGGGTCCGTGACGGGGGTCTCACTCATGACGTCATCGTGCCACCGGGAGGTGGCCCCGGAGGAGACTGGGGGCACCATGGATCGCGTGAGCACCCTTCCCCCGACCTCCGCACGACGTCGGGCCGCCCTGGCGTGCGCCGCGGCCCTCGTGCTGGTGCTGGGACTCGGCGTCCGCCTCCTGCTCCACGGCGCGTGGACCGGGCCCGCCGGCGACGCCCTCTATGCGGTGCTCGTGTACCTCGTGGTGGCGTTCGTGCTGCCGCGGCAGAGATCCCTCACGGTGGGCGGCGTCGCGTTCGCGGCCTGCGCGGCGATCGAGCTGTTCCAGCTCACGGGCCTGCCCGTGGCGTGGGCGCAGGCCTTCCCACTGGTGCGGCTGGTGCTGGGGACGACGTTCGTGGCGGGCGACCTGCTGCTCTACGCGCTCGGCTGCGCGGCGGCCGCCCTGGCTGACGCGGGGGTGCGGGCGCGTCGACGGTGAGGCGGGGGTGCGGGCGCGTCGGCGGTGAGGCGGGGGGCGCAGGCGCCTCGCCTGTGCACCCGAGGGTCGACGCGAGGCCGGGGTGAGACGACCCGGGCCGTTCCCCGGGGGGAGGGTGCTCCCTCGAGAATTGCCATGGGCTATCCGATCTAGCCCATGGCATTTCTCAACCGACTCCCCCACCCCGGCCCACAGGGTCGCCCACCAGGCGGAGCGTCGCCGCGTAGGCGAGGTGGTCGGACGCACCGACCCGCAGCGTCGCGCAGTCGACCACCTCGACGTCGGGGGTGACGAGCACGTGGTCGATCGGGGTGCGGAGCCAGGCGGGCCGCTCGGCCGGCCACGTCCCCTCCGGGCTCCCGGGGCACTGCGCCGCCGTGTCCACCAGTCGCGTCCGGGCCGCCAGCGGCCCGTGCCGGAGAGTGGCGTTGAGGTCGCCGGCGAGGATCAGTGGCCCGCCGTCCGCCACGGCATCGGCGTCTGCGACGGCCAGCCTCTCCAGGTCGGCGCGCCACGCATCCATCAACCGGGGCACGGGCGGGGCGGTGTGCACCCCGAGGATCGCGGGGAGGACGCCGTGGGGGCCGGGGTCCTCAGACGCCGGGCTGGCAGGGTCGAGGCGGACCGCGCCGAACGTCGTCGGGACCGGGCCCCCCGGGGCGACCGCCCCGAGGCGTGCGTGGACGGCGATCGTCGTCGGCGCGACCCCTGCGGGCCGGCCGGCACTGAATCCGGCCTCGGTCGCCGAGTGGACACCCCCGGCGAAGCCCGTCCCTGCCACGGCCCGGCGGACGCGGGCCGGTGAGGCCTCCGGCAGCACGAGGACGTCCGGGTCGAGGTGGGTCACGAGTCGGTCGACGTCCGCCGCGGTCAGGGTGTCGAGGCTGTTGAACACGGTGACCCGCAGCATCGGACCCGTGTTCCCGACGGCGCCGGCCGGGCCCACGGACCAGGGCGGCCCCACCGGGAACGCGGTCAGCAGGACGCCCAGCAGCATCAGCGTCACGGCCGGTCCGGCGACGACGGCGCTGACCCGCGGGCTCACGCGCCGCGCCCGGGCCGCGGAGAGGAGGAGCGCCGCCAAGCCCAGGACGACGGCGGACGCGCCGAACACCCCCGGGAACGCGAGCGCCTGTGCCACGGGGATCCGCGTGCCCAGCCACTGCCCCGGCGCGCTGCCCGGGGCGAGGACGACGACGCTGGCCGCGAGGAGGACGGCCCAGAGGGTGGCGACGGCGATCCGGCCCAGGAGCGTCATGGGTCAGATCAAGCCGAGCCCGGTCAGCTTCGCGGCGGTGGTGTCCATGGGCCCAGGGTAGGCCGCGCCCCGCCGACCGCCCCGCGCGGACACGCCAGGTGGTGCTGGCCGCACGCCCGCACGGCGCCCCCACGCCCGAGGACTTCCGCCTCGAGACCGTGGACCTCCCCCCGCTCGAGGAGGGTCAGGTGCTCGTGGCCAACGCCGTGATGTCCGTGGACCCGTACATGCGCGGCCGCATGAACGACGTGAAGTCCTACGTGCCCCCGTTCCAGATCGACGCCCCGCTCGAGGGCGGCGCCGTCGGCACGGTGATCGATTCCCGGAACGCGGACCTGCCCGTGGGCGCCCCCGTCCTCCACTAGCTCGGCTGGCGCGAGCACAGCGTGCTGGCCGGCCAGGACGCCACCGTCGTGGACACCGACGCCGCCCCCGACGGCATCGACGTCTACTTCGACAACGTGGGCGGGGAGCATCTCGAGGCCGCGATCGGCGCCATGAACCGCGGCGGCCGCGCGGCCCTGTGCGGGGCGATCTCGCAGGACAACAGCACGGAGACGCCGCCGGCCCAGCGGGGCCTGCTCAGATCGTCGCCGAGCGGCGGGCGGCGGCGGTCATCGCCGCGAGGCGCTCGCCCACGCGGGCGTCGGCCGGGTCCAGTGCAGGCTTGAGCGCGGCGGCCACCTCCCGCGCCACCTCCCCCAGCGATGCGGCATCCTGCGTCACCCAGGCGCGCAGGCTCAGGTGGGCGCGCATCCACGCGGTGAGCTCGTCCTCGGACTCGGGGGTGAGCGCGAAGCCCTCCCCGGCGGCGCCCGGGCTGGTGGGCTCCACGTCCAGGTCGAGGGTGTCCGCGAGCAGGGCCGCGAGCGCCTGGCGGACGGGTGAGGCGGCGGTGCGGCCGGACTGGAAGGCGACGCGCGCCCGTCGGCACTGCAGGCTCTCGTCGGCGGCGTCCACGGCGAGGACGTCGGTGGCGACGCCCAGGGCAGCGCGGGCCTCGTCGTCCGCCACGACGGCGACGATGCCCGGCACGGCGGGGGCGGCGGTGAGGAACTCGGCGTACCGCATGCCCGGCACGGCGGCGAGCACGGCGAGGGCGTCGGCGGTCTGGGTCGTCTCGGGTGCGGTGGTCGTCATGGAGACAGAGTGAATCGCCGT belongs to Micrococcus sp. 2A and includes:
- a CDS encoding MarR family winged helix-turn-helix transcriptional regulator; protein product: MMQSSEGAWADPVRGIMYEHMLLLRVATQGVAPYGRSSALERSATVLLARLEAGGAMSVAELAEAFDLDVSTVHRQVAAAMKAGLVERVADPDGGSARLHRPTEEGRARLAAELSSRADNVAQIVSSWPAEDVVEFSRLLRRFNEGAEERRGHPWPRPQAGPGAEDPRP
- a CDS encoding MFS transporter, which gives rise to MQIAEQERIASPTFVLAWVVSFLQFVVFYALVTTMALYAVRQFAASEAGAGLASSSFVIGATLARIVTGHVVDRFGRRRVLLVALAVVVVSCALYLPASSLPALIVVRMLHGAAYAFASTAVMAAAQSAIPASRRAEGTGILALGTTLATAIGPALGLFLVGSAGYGWLFWTTLGVTAASLLLALALGEHPAAAPAPVPAPDPAPAGVDHGEALTPGEKGASEVPVEHPAPAVGFRLRSVLHPAVVPIAGFMLIVGLAYSGVITYLDAYSVDRGLTAGAGFFFLAYAAAMLLMRLTLGTVQDRRGDDVVVYPALVCFLAALLLLATATQDWQVVVAGALSGLGYGTLMPAAQAIAVNAVPAHQLGAGISTLMLFADVGLGLGPVALGGLVAAAGYGAMYAVLAAALVVGCVYYFAVHGRKHGRNGTAAAR
- a CDS encoding 4a-hydroxytetrahydrobiopterin dehydratase, with amino-acid sequence MSETPVTDPRRLLRTAEVADAGLEDWRLLAGRLKARFTPADYATGLELAARIGAAAQDADHHPELTLTYTDVVLTLASHDVGGVTSRDLRMARRISGIARELGVRADVAGLTQLELALDTARGAAQARIYAALFGADVTGDGDLADPSGQTPSMWWQGPEGEASTGEHALPAPEVEQRWHLDVWVAPEEAEARLQAALDAGATLLSDASAPSFWVIEDADGNRACVCTALRPDHEH
- a CDS encoding DUF2809 domain-containing protein, coding for MSTLPPTSARRRAALACAAALVLVLGLGVRLLLHGAWTGPAGDALYAVLVYLVVAFVLPRQRSLTVGGVAFAACAAIELFQLTGLPVAWAQAFPLVRLVLGTTFVAGDLLLYALGCAAAALADAGVRARRR
- a CDS encoding endonuclease/exonuclease/phosphatase family protein; this encodes MTLLGRIAVATLWAVLLAASVVVLAPGSAPGQWLGTRIPVAQALAFPGVFGASAVVLGLAALLLSAARARRVSPRVSAVVAGPAVTLMLLGVLLTAFPVGPPWSVGPAGAVGNTGPMLRVTVFNSLDTLTAADVDRLVTHLDPDVLVLPEASPARVRRAVAGTGFAGGVHSATEAGFSAGRPAGVAPTTIAVHARLGAVAPGGPVPTTFGAVRLDPASPASEDPGPHGVLPAILGVHTAPPVPRLMDAWRADLERLAVADADAVADGGPLILAGDLNATLRHGPLAARTRLVDTAAQCPGSPEGTWPAERPAWLRTPIDHVLVTPDVEVVDCATLRVGASDHLAYAATLRLVGDPVGRGGGVG